GGTCTTTACGAGGAGGCCCAAAAGATATGACTCATATTGCCCTCAACATGAGCATATCTAACGCCCAAACGGTTGGAGGCTTCATTTCCAGTGACTCCCGCAGATCATCCATGAATGCTAAGCAGAGTCAAGCCGTCGACGACTGCCTCCAACTGTACGATCTGACCGTCTATTATCTGACGGAGAGTCTGTCAATCTTGACAGATTCTTCATTACAATGGAAAGATGCAGTGGATATTCAGAGCTATCTGAGTGCAGCCCTGACGAGCCAGATCACCTGTCTCGACGGCCTCAACGAAGCAAACATCGATCTCCATTTGCTGTCTTTCACAGATCATGTGCCAAACGCGTCCCGGTCAGTGAGTAATTCCCTGGCTATTGTAGAGAAGCTTTTTATCAGAGCCATGAAGTCCTCAAAAACTTCAGTCCACAGCCGACGCTTGTTATCTGACGCCCATCAAGTTGATCACGAACCCCTCGACGACGACTTCTCGTCGTGGTTATCTGGAGAGGACAGAAGATTGCTTCTTCAGACTGTAGCCGGCGTCAATTTGACAGGAAACATGGTGACGGTGGCGCGGAATGGCAGCGGTGATTACACCACAATCACTGATGCCATTAATGCCGTTGCAAACAAAAGTGCAAACAGATCAGTGATTTATGTAACCGCAGGAGTGTACGAGGAATACGTAAGCGTGGCGAGTAACAAATATAATATCATGCTCATTGGAGATGGAAAAGACGTCACTGTGATCACTGGTAACAGAAGCTTTGTAGATGGCTCCACTACTTTCAACTCTGCCACTCTCGGTGTGTTATGGAATCTCTCTCCCTTTTtttaatttctctttctctttaagACAAGTAATGTTGTTTTTGGATTAAtttgtgtttaattttttaaatgaatatttaagatTATGTTTCATGATTAATTATTAGAATAGTGGAGATCTTAAAAATTCGAAAAGAATTGAATTTTGATAATCCAAAATAAGTTAAAAACCTACACAATTTAATTGACATTAAAACCCATATTAATGTAAGATGATTCAATGGAATATATGCAGCCACGACTGGGAAAGGTTTTCTTGCAAGAGACCTCACAATTGAGAACACAGCAGGTGCAATAAAGCACCAGGCCGTTGCTCTACGGGTGGGAGCAGATTTATCTGCTTTTTACAGGTGCAGCTTCAAAGGGTATCAAGACACTCTGTACGTGCACTCACTCCGTCAATTCTACAGAGAATGTGATATCTATGGCACTGTAGATTACATATTCGGCAACTCCGCTGTAGTATTCCAAAACTGCACTCTTTTGGCACGAACACCATTGACCGGGCAGCAGAATGTATTCACAGCTCAAGGTAGAACAGACCCAAATCAAAACACGGGGATATCGATTCACGGCTGTAAGGTTACTGCGGCCCCTGATCTGGTTCCTGTTATGAGCTCTGTCCGTACGTACCTGGGGAGGCCATGGAAAGAGTACTCACGTACTGTTTACATGCAATCTTATTTGGATAGTTTGATCCAGCCGGCTGGGTGGTTAGAATGGAATGGTACATTTGCCTTGAGCACGTTGTATTATGGTGAATACGGAAATCAAGGTCCAGGGTCAAATACTTCACAGCGAGTTACTTGGCCTGGTTATCATGTAATGAACACAACTGACGCTCGAAATTTCACGGTAACTAACTACATCTTTGGTGATTCATGGTTACCAGCAACTTCCATACCTTATAATGGAGACttgttttaaaatgttgaaaaatccACTTGACTTGTCTTGGATTATTGCATCATCAAATTTATGTGTTCTCCCCTCAGCTACCaaataagaggaaataaaaccTCCATGAAGAGAAAATGGTGAATTTGTTATTAAATCCTTGTTCTTTTGGCGAATT
This window of the Cryptomeria japonica unplaced genomic scaffold, Sugi_1.0 HiC_scaffold_648, whole genome shotgun sequence genome carries:
- the LOC131872546 gene encoding pectinesterase-like, producing MASQLLLLLVVVIVVLFSQSEGATPQNGIQSACELAPDRKSCESSLSENPGSLRGGPKDMTHIALNMSISNAQTVGGFISSDSRRSSMNAKQSQAVDDCLQLYDLTVYYLTESLSILTDSSLQWKDAVDIQSYLSAALTSQITCLDGLNEANIDLHLLSFTDHVPNASRSVSNSLAIVEKLFIRAMKSSKTSVHSRRLLSDAHQVDHEPLDDDFSSWLSGEDRRLLLQTVAGVNLTGNMVTVARNGSGDYTTITDAINAVANKSANRSVIYVTAGVYEEYVSVASNKYNIMLIGDGKDVTVITGNRSFVDGSTTFNSATLATTGKGFLARDLTIENTAGAIKHQAVALRVGADLSAFYRCSFKGYQDTLYVHSLRQFYRECDIYGTVDYIFGNSAVVFQNCTLLARTPLTGQQNVFTAQGRTDPNQNTGISIHGCKVTAAPDLVPVMSSVRTYLGRPWKEYSRTVYMQSYLDSLIQPAGWLEWNGTFALSTLYYGEYGNQGPGSNTSQRVTWPGYHVMNTTDARNFTVTNYIFGDSWLPATSIPYNGDLF